Genomic DNA from Setaria italica strain Yugu1 chromosome V, Setaria_italica_v2.0, whole genome shotgun sequence:
TATGCTGATGACACCATCTATTTGGAACCGGCTGGTTTGctacttttttaattattttttgtgttcCTTCTCCTGAAAAACTATACATAGAATTTATGCAGGATCCTTGTTGGACAGGCTGTCCAAAATCAAAGCCTTGCAGGCAGAGAAGAATTTTTGTGGAGaagcctcttttttttttggcaggcAGGAAGCTACTGCATTTATACTGGATGATGCGATGATATCACTCGATTGTTGAACAGTGCCAAACATGATTGATGTGCATCAGAATTAGGCCTCGCGAATAAATACGTCAATAACTCTTAGAAGCAGACCAGTACTGAGCGTATTTCTGCACAAAGATACACTGGAGATGATATCAATGATATCATTGGCATGACTATTTTCTTCGTGAAAACTGTGTCATGATttttgaaagaaagaaaaaaaatggaaggaCTGGTCCAAAGCGCTCCAGTGTAGAACTCCAGAACAGAAATCACAGAAAAAAAAGTAATACTTAGCACTCCCAGAAACGTTGCATTCCTATGTGGTATTTCGGTACGAGGAAACAACTCATTTTCTGGACACGCAGGAACGCAAAAGGAAAAGTAGTGCATAATAAGGAATCGGTGCCCGTAGcttaagagggggagggggtgaacGTGGTAAACTTAAAACCTTAACCTACAGCTTCCACTACTTTTACAtaaaatataaactagatcatactATCAAGATTGTGCAACtaaggttgatctagtgtgaaaccccttcccaaaataagttttgcaacctaaagacaatcctaacaagatactacactaaAAAAGTAAAgtcacacaagttgcaagtatgaaacgCGGAAATGTAAGAGGTGATTTTCCAAATTAGAAAATCGAAATGAAGCTTTTTTTCAGTCTATctgtatattttttatataatataataGGAATTAAGTTATAATATAATAaatatttcatttcatctaTAATAGGAATTAATTAGAATATAATAAATATTTCATTTTGAATAAAATCTGGAGTTGTGTTGTATAAGTGAACATGAATTTATTATCATTCAATGAGCATCTTGTATTTCATAGAGTATGagaggaagcaaactcttgacatgaTGATTTATCCTGTGGTATTGGCAGGCACTAAACCACCACTAGTCTACATTGTTGatgcactcacacaagagtattgcttcccgatCACTAAGTCTCTTCGGGACATCCCTTGACCTGCCACAAAGGCTCGATCAGTGTTGATggctgttagcacgccaatttgtgaaccgcaagtgtacggatcagttgtagctctttcctcagagtattcccccaaggtttatcaatccgtggtatttatagcacaagatctattaacttggtgtttatgaaagattcagatccaatctactaagcaaaGCATGTACaaacagataacagatagagcaaaggtaaccaatctagagcaacctagactatgcatatgtcgtaattctgagcatggatagtaAAGCAACAGCAGGGGCACCAGAGGTtgccaggccaatcggcctagcccCTTTCTAGACCCTTTGACCTTCGTCTTCGTCTGGTTCGATGCTCGTtgagtgctttatccaaaaatatacttttaagtccaatttcctgcaaaaacataacatcctccaaaatatgttgcatatgtgaaaataactgatttattaggtgtaatcaatagtttaggtattaaattcatgtcattattgaagataaacatggataaaagtgtgtcaatagtgaGTGTTAACAGCCGCTACGGCTCACGCCAAGTTccccggtcaccttgatgccgtctgCACTAAGGAGCTTTTCCgcgaaggaagggggtctccatgTCCCTGCACACGGTTGTTGACTCCACTTCACACCAAGCCaaagggtcgaagacttgccaacgagccaccaaggctccaaggcgccAACACACCTTGTACAGATATGGTTCACTCTTTGAAccgatcacaaggtaggcacaccttgcactcactcttcTTTAGGCCTATCCTATCACTAATCACTattctaagcttgtgctaagcctgtGATAAATCACTTAGGAAATTTTGGTGGCTtgaatgtgttcttgatgagccTTAATCTTCAATGGATTTCTGCACACTCCAACAACTTCAAATGGGTGAgtggaaggggtataaataacccaaggcatcaaagagccgttgctccaatgGCTAGTTAAAATGTACCATCGGATGTATTTTGGTAGGCATCGTAACATTCGGTGCTACTAGCCGTTGGCCTCCCAGTGCCCATGTTCTTCTCTAACACGTCAAAATTCATCCGATGCTTCATCCGACGCTTAATCCGATGCaccgtcggatcatccggtgttAAAGAAATTTTGGCCGAAACCTCTCTAGAACttcgcaaagtaaatatgctttgtccgaCGCTCCCCTTGTCCTACCATCTGATCATCCGATGCTATAGGGTTTTCCTCGTCTTCCAAGTCTTCTCAGAATTCAtccgacgctactagaaaatagggcatcggaacatccggtggtcTTGACTTAGACAGCCACCTGCAGTTGTACTAATTCGTCCGATGGTTGCTGCGACGCTTCTTAGGTGGACGATCGGAACATCTGATGGTTACCTTTTCTCTTCAACTCGTCCAATACAAGCACTGAAGATACTGTCATTTGGATCTCTGGATTTTCTTtgtcatttggatgcttgaatagcATAGAACAATCATAAATACCATGGCTTGGTCAtttgaataccatagcttggacaCTTGAATGCCATGATTTGGACCTTGCTATGGTTTGCTTTGCATGcttgggacctagaaaacctaAAAGACACATGCTTGACAAatcattagtcccaatgactatattttcactcaatcaccaaaattacAAACTATGGCTTAATGGGTCCATGTTCGCTACATACCTGACTAGTAGATGTCATCCATGAGGCTTGGCCGTTACATGGAATGGAAGACATTCAGATTTCTTCtcaggagaaaaaaagaaggaacATTATGTGTCATCATGTTGGCATTTTGGCAATGGGAGTGTAAAACGACAAATGCTAGGGTCGTAACATTTGTAGCATGTGCGGCATTGTCACACGGATCAGAAAAACGCAAAGTGAGTATCTTAAAATTCACTCACAATGGACGACGGTTTTGTTGCTTGACAGAGGGACCAGGCAATTCGGAGGGTACGTACCACGACGGTGATTTCCAGAGCGTGACACGGATTAGTGGAGCGGAGGAACATGCTTTTACGGCTAATACATAATTTGTTAAACAATAAATTAGTGGAAAAGGAGTAAAGGACCGAGGTCATGTGAGCCGTGTGGTGTCGGAGAAAGTAGGGTCCATAGTAACAGTACTTAATGTTGGATAATACTTTTAAAAAACATATTTTCACATCTTATTGTTGTAACATCTTATGTGCACTCAGCTGTGTTACCAATAAAATGAAAAGTTATTTTTTTCACAATTACTATTTTTCATTTATTGCATATTGTAGTCCTATTTCATCCATGTTCCTGATGACATTTTTTGCCAATATCgaaccaaaaaaaaatggcatcCAGATGCTGGTTGAATAATGCGGTTTAGTTGTGATTTAAATTTCGATTCATATTTTTCTATCGTGTTTGTCGAATGGATTTCTAGTAACTTTATTTGTGATTCAACAATTTCATGCCAAATGTTAAGTTACATCTAGCCTAGTATGTAGGAAAAATGAATAGTGATTATTATTAAAATCTTATCAATAATTTAATTTTCATTCATTTGTTCAGGTTGGGCTAATTATTTCATAACACAACACCCTCAGTGCATGCTagtttaattttttaaaaacaattgAGTAATTATTTGCTGAGCTTGTCTCGTGTGCATCTTTGTGTAGCAACAACTGGTTGATGTCTTGGTACATGTCAAGCTCCAGCTCAGACTTTTGATTTGTGATGTCACTTTCATGCTACAGCCATCAAGTACTTGAGTAATCTTGCATAACATTTGTTTTATTGGATAAATCTTGTGTGTGTGATCTTTAGCATGTTCCTGGTAAGGCCATCTTGTTACAAATGTTCTGTTCCAGTAGCTTGCCCACCTTTCATTTTGTGATTGTTTCATCATGTACTGATATAGAAACAAGTCGCTGTTTAATTTACTACTTATAAATCTTGTTTTGTATGCTtgcatttactttttttttcatttgtttccgAATCCAAGCTAGTTTGTTTGAGCATTTCCATCTATTCTTGTCTCTTCTCTTTGAGCTTTGTATGCTTGTATACGAGATCTACATTAGCTGTAACCAAGTAGATGAAGCACATATCAATTTGAGATGGAGATTGACATATTAAGAACCATAATTGTCCGATAGGCAAATTATTATCCACTCTGTTATGCACCTTGATCTTGATCTCTCGAGGTACCCATGAATATTCCTTGATTGCTTGTGCATTCCCACTCCCAAAAACTAAGATTTTTTAATGCAATTGGTATACATCTTTAATTTATGACACTTTTCCGCAATTTTTTTAGGGATGTAAAATATGGGTTAGTGTTACATGTTATTTTGGATAAAATTTCAGTATGACTTTTCTAATTTGAGTAGTACAGATTCAAAAGTATAAAGTATAAAAATGATACTTAATACTAGTGGTACTTATAGTTTATACTGAAACATGTGTTGCATGGTACCACAAAACGTTGCTAGTCGACTTGCATGTTTGTGTGTAGTACACGTGTTTGACTATTTTTTGAGAAATTCTTCATCAGATCTTTGCGTAGTTTGTGCTTGTTGTAAATTTATGCTTTTGGTGTTGACCTGGTTAGCAGATTGTGTTGTTATAGGATCGATCTGCAAATTAATTTGCATTCAATCGCGTGTACATATGAGTAAAAACAAtcagaaaatgttgaattttgGTCAATTTTTAGTATTTTGATTTATAACTTTGACAATCATTTATGCACCCCTTTTATTTTGGTCAATTTTTGGATGGTCCATGTATGATGGCTGGTACATGTGTGATACATGCACTATACGTACCTGCTATTGATGAGTTGAGGAAAATTTTGAGCAATGTGTGGGGTGTTATGATACATGCAATATACGTGGTTAGTACATGTGTGATACATGCATTATATATAGGTGTCTGCTACTGATGAGTTGATGAAAATTTTGAGCAATGTGTTGGGCGTCCGCAGCATGTTTTAATTTTCTACTTTATAGATATGTTCAATTTGGTTCTTGAAAAAGAACGACATTTTAGTATCTGGGATGGATCACAACACAACTAATTTTAGCAGCAAGGTATGTACCTTTGGCAATAGTGAGGTAGTGGCAAGGTACCTTTAGCAATAGCGGAGGTATTGTGGTAGCGGCAGTTCTCTCCTTTGTTGCACTGCTATTCAAtatccatatttttttattgtatTGTGCATTCAAACTTTGAGTGAATGGTGTGCCCGTGCTGCCAGTatctaaattttttttattatactATGCATTAAAAATTTGAATGAGTGGTAGAGGTTGGCCGCATGAGCACATGTCATGATAAAAAAGTGGTTGTTCTTAACGTGAAATGTGTAAGGAGGAAATGTGTAAGGAGGTAGACAGACTGACAACTTCATACCTATTCCAATAGGGACGAGTAGTGTAGTGTATCTAACatcaaacaaaaataaattcaCTTACGCTGTGAATACATAAATAAAAGACAAAATGGCACGTATCTCACTGTAGAACGAACGAACAGGCATGCCAACAAACGTCCTTTTCGGttgctcctctcctctctcttggatgaagaaaaaataaggccatgtttagttactcccaactcccaactttgacactatgcaaaaagaagattctccatcacatcaaacttgcggtacatgcatggagtactaaatgtagatgaaattaaaaactaattgcacagttttgttgtactttgcgagacgaatcttttgagcctaattagtcaatatttggacaataattcacaaatacaaacgaaacgctacagtgtgctacagtgctgtaacagtaatttggcacctcccaaattccccaactaaacaaggcctaaagcACCAACGGGTTCTGAGCCTCTGACCATGTGAGTTGAGTAACCGTGTTACATCAGGAACAAGTGGAGACTTGTGAGGATCCAGCAGGAAATATACTACTCCCTTTGACATCCTGGCGTTGCGTCCATCTGTCAATTTTCTAGTCCAATCAACCCTTGTCCATAAAGGCTCTCGCCGAGTTTACCACTCCCAGCAAGGGTAAATGGagtagtagtactgtagtagcATCACATAACTCACCATGAATAGGAAGTCCTAAATTTCTATCATCGTTTATTTAACTTGTTTACAATCAATCAAGAATAAGAGAGGCTCACAATATAAGATTTATCATCATGTGGAGAGCCAGTAACTGTTCTGTTGAAATATTATCGTTTCAAACTCGGCTATATTTGTAAACGTTGTATTCAAATTCATCTGCCTGATTCATCCGCCTCTTATTGTTCCCATTGCAGAAGAATAGGTGAAATGGtaaaattatactaatttttggaaatttgatttttctacatgGACCATTTAATAATTTGTCTACCAAAACAAATTTCCCTTTAATTGGAACATTCAAACCTAATAGAAATTTTGCCAGAAAAAACCTGTTAACACATAAATAGCATTTCTCTGATACAAATTGTTAATTAAAATTCCACCTTGTAAACCATACTTATGAGTGTACAAGACCATTTATACCAAAGAAGTGCAACTGAGGAGAGAGAaactaaaaaaagaaacaaaacgaAAGACCGAAATGTGAAAAGTCCGGGGCAGAGAAGGCTTCGCCAGTCTGCAAGCCGCGCGTTATAAAGCCGCAAGTGGTATCGTTCCTCCCTCACCatctccctcctcttctctcacCGAATCACACACGCAGAGGGGCACGGAGgcgctcccctccctcctctctctcccccgtcCCCTCACCTACGAGTGATAGCCCACACCTGTTGCGCGCGCGCCCCCCCTCTCTAGCCCCTCGCCATTACTCCCTCATAAAGGTAGAACAGAGCAGGAGCTGCGAGGAAGAAGCCGTGCCGGGAAAGGAGAGAAGAGGCCCCGTAATCCCAGCTCTCTGCTCTGCAACTCCGGCACGACGACGCCTGCTAaccgcgcggcgcggccaccACGCTAGCCCGCCCCCCTTGTAGGCGAACAGAGCCTCCCCGTCGATAGCACAGTAAATTCCGAGCATTCCATTCCCTTCCCTTCCGAAAGCCACCCTGCATTTACTGCACACCACTCGCcctccgccggcctcgccgcgatCTTCAAAATCTTTCCCTGCCAAAAGGTGGGTCTTGGCTTTGGTGTTCTTGCTGCCTTTTCGTTCGTTCGTTCGCGCCCCGGCTGGGTTTCTTCCTCTTGTGTTCAGTTTCTGTACGggctgtctttttttttttggtttataATATTGTTGTTTGGATCTTGATCTGGTCGGCGGCTAATTACGTGTGCTTCACTGAACGACGCAGCAGCGGCCGGAGACGGGAAGGCCGGGCGCTTCAGGATGGCGCGCGAGCAGCTGGAGGAGTCCATCGTGGCCGACGGCAacggcaaggaggaggaggtcggggTCATGGGCATCGgcaccgccggcgacggcgacgagcaccacggcggcggcgggttcaaCATGAAGCGCTTCCTCTGGCACGGCGGCTCCGTCTGGGACGCATGGTTCAGCTGCGCCTCCAACCAGGTGAGCGCCATACACGACATTAGCGGCCTCTCCCCGCCATGGCGTGCGCCTTGCTCACTCAGCCGAGCACAGAGATAATAGAGAGCACCGACTGGCGACTGACACTGAATTTTATTTCTCCATGGCTCGTGGTCTTGCAGGTGGCGCAGGTGCTCCTGACTCTGCCGTACTCCTTCTCGCAGCTGGGGATGCTGTCCGGCGTGCTGCTGCAGATCTTCTACGGCTTCTTGGGCAGCTGGACGGCCTACCTCATCAGTGTCCTCTACGTCGAGTACCGCTCCCGCAAGGAGAAGGAGGGCGTCAGCTTCAAGAACCACGTCATCCAGGTATGGCTCCGACGCCTCCttgcttcgtcgtcgtcgtgttcTTCTTCCCAACTCCACTTTCTCCTCCACGCCATAACATCTGCAACTGACTACAGTTTCGCTCCTTTTCCTCCGGGCTACGGCTTTTACCAAAAATTTGCTTTTTTTAGCCCCCGTTTGGTCGTTATCGATCCGCCGTGGCGGCAGAAATGCCTCCTTTTGTGAAAACGGGAGAGGGTATTGGATCCCCCGGCCCCTCATGCGCCGATGGTATGCATGCTCTGTTGTGCTGCTTGCTTGTCAAACCAAAAGCGAGCCATGGTTTTGGGGGAGCTCCATGATCCTTATCTCTCGCAAAAGCTTGAGAAGCTACACTTAGTTAGTTAGTTCGCGCAACTAACAAACAAAATGGGATTAAGGGTGATGATTTATGGAAAAACACAAAACTAAAATAAGATAGTGGAAACTTAGTAGAAGTAGTAGTGATGATAATCTTGTGATGTGGTGATGTTGACCAGTGGTTCGAGGTGCTGGACGGGCTGCTGGGCCCGTACTGGAAGGCGGCCGGTCTGGCCTTCAACTGCACGTTCCTGCTCTTCGGCTCCGTCATCCAGCTGATCGCCTGCGCGAGGTGGGTCGGCCGATCCTCTCCTCTTCCATCGCACTCTCATTCCGCTACTGCACATAGCTTGCGACGGGTGAGCTGAACCGTGCGAGATCTCTTGCTTTGTGTGCAGCAACATCTACTACATCAACGACCGGCTGGACAAGCGGACATGGACGTACATCTTCGGCGCCTGCTGCGCCACCACGGTGTTCATCCCCTCCTTCCACAACTACCGGATCTGGTCCTTCCTGGGCCTCGGCATGACCACCTACACCGCGTGGTACCTCGCCATCGCCGCGCTCCTGAACGGCCAGGTGAGCCCCAGCCCCCAGCCCAGCCACCGGGAGAGCTCCATCCCAACACACGCACAGGGACGCTGTCCTATCCGTCTTGGTTTGGGGCATGCCATCTACCAATGATTGACTGACCCTGTCCGGTGCCGACGCATGCAGGTCGAAGGCGTCGCGCACACCGGCCCAACCAAGCTCGTGCTCTACTTCACCGGCGCCACCAACATCCTCTACACCTTCGGCGGCCACGCCGTCACAGTGTAAGTCTTTCTGCTAGCAACCAAGTCTTCAGTTCCCCGAAATGAACTCAAATTAGTAGCACGTACTGTACTCCGATGCTGTACTTTAGCAGAATGCGATAGTTAATTGGTACTAAGTTCTTTGTTTAGTTATTAATTACTTGGAAGTGTGCTGCTGTTAAGTTACCATGGAGCAGAGCTCGCAGAGGTGAAGTGAGCTTTTCACCAGATGCAGCTTTTGCCTGGCGCCGGGGAGGACATGTCCGGATTGGAAACATGCCTGCCTCCGGCTTCCATTCTATTggtcccccctccccccatccATGGAGGGCGGTACCGGACCAGCTGTAGTACCACACTGCAACAGTTTAGTTAATCCTAACTACACATGCATGATTGTAGCTTTGCAGCTAGCTCAGCTTCGCAAAGCTACATCCTTGGCATGCTGCAGATCCCCATGAACAGCCGGGACCACTTATAGGAACCAAAAACTTGTAGGCAGCCGCTGGGCTTGTGCTTGATGGGAACCTGCTGCGTATATTAGCTTCAGGAGCCATCGGTGATGAACTCGACGGACCCATGGAAATGCAGTGATCCAGCCGCTAAAGCCTTGGTGTGGTCATGTGCATTTGGGTGTGGAGTGATGCATCCCAAAGGTCCCCTACCAGCACAAGATATAGCCT
This window encodes:
- the LOC101761909 gene encoding auxin transporter-like protein 1, whose amino-acid sequence is MAREQLEESIVADGNGKEEEVGVMGIGTAGDGDEHHGGGGFNMKRFLWHGGSVWDAWFSCASNQVAQVLLTLPYSFSQLGMLSGVLLQIFYGFLGSWTAYLISVLYVEYRSRKEKEGVSFKNHVIQWFEVLDGLLGPYWKAAGLAFNCTFLLFGSVIQLIACASNIYYINDRLDKRTWTYIFGACCATTVFIPSFHNYRIWSFLGLGMTTYTAWYLAIAALLNGQVEGVAHTGPTKLVLYFTGATNILYTFGGHAVTVEIMHAMWKPAKFKYIYLLATLYVFTLTLPSAAAMYWAFGDELLNHSNAFSLLPKTAWRDAAVILMLIHQFITFGFACTPLYFVWEKVIGMHDTKSIFKRALARLPIVVPIWFLAIIFPFFGPINSAVGALLVSFTVYIIPSLAHILTYRTASARMNAAEKPPFFLPSWTGMFVLNMFIVVWVLVVGFGLGGWASMVNFIRQIDTFGLFAKCYQCPKPPVPAAAQSPAPLPHH